A genomic segment from Actinomycetota bacterium encodes:
- a CDS encoding V-type ATP synthase subunit H produces the protein MRTTAEKLRMIKEAEESASEVIAAAHREAEKLVRKAREEAEAYREAERKKAREDGEKELERRLGEARREADEIAAEFSRRKSALLTVARERKGEAVALLLKRLQEAGKASF, from the coding sequence ATGAGAACCACGGCGGAGAAGTTGAGGATGATAAAGGAGGCGGAGGAGTCCGCCTCGGAGGTCATCGCTGCAGCGCACCGAGAGGCGGAGAAGCTAGTGAGAAAGGCCCGGGAGGAAGCGGAGGCATACAGGGAGGCGGAGAGGAAGAAGGCCCGCGAGGACGGCGAGAAGGAGCTGGAACGCAGGTTGGGGGAAGCCAGGCGGGAAGCCGATGAGATAGCTGCGGAGTTCTCCCGGAGGAAGTCGGCCCTGCTTACTGTCGCCCGGGAAAGGAAGGGAGAGGCGGTAGCTCTCCTATTGAAAAGATTGCAGGAGGCCGGAAAGGCCTCCTTTTAA